In Cryptococcus gattii WM276 chromosome A, complete sequence, one genomic interval encodes:
- a CDS encoding CHL1 helicase, putative (Similar to TIGR gene model, INSD accession AAW41951.1), with translation MTNQLAKSATPSLSTPETFPFPYPKPYDIQLDLMRVVFRAIEDGKIAIVESPTGTGKSLSLLTSTLTWLSQHQARLDTAAEASLREQFAADDPDDPPWVIAHAVKARMDELKVVQQEREERLEKARRKEMRMRREGGLGAFKHGPGGGKRIRMGDEEVGKGKTGEIKEDDFLPEDEEKYNDDGPYLSREVYYTSRTHTQLRQLTSELLKTSFANYDPMPESPSAEAPSHGVSLVPLGSRKQLCINEKVRALARKGGDERMNEACLDMQKPAKTDEIMMLDARDMILTSVKDIEDIVAVGKKSCVCPYYATRKAVKQSQIVTLPYNLLLQKNAREALGINLKNQVVVIDEAHNLIDTILSIYSTTLTSVNLANALSQLRQYLQRFKSRLKSKHSLWIQQVLSLLQGLIRVCDKFIQDSKSQAKGDKPVGMPKTEVIDANTLMRRIGGGSDQVNPVELVAYLKESKLARKISGFSEHVVEQASLKNAKIPRSATARHASITAFHIVESFLLSLVDAKDDGRILLSIDDLNKSEPVVVIKYILLNPSERFKEVIEDARSVVLAGGTMEPITDFLQQLFPSIPKDRLLTLSCSHVIPKENLLTQVVSVGPRKSEFEFKFGNRNDEALLTDLGAVLQAIIGVVPDGVVVFLPSYAFLDKVRAFWMKSGLLQRLGERKQQLFYEPQTSGDVETILRDYALAITSCHATSAAGQKSRKTGALMFAVVGGKLSEGASCCINFSDNLGRCVIMVGLPFANVGSVELRERMQYVETIPGAGQGASREMYENLCMRAVNQSIGRAIRHANDYATILLVDKRYANPRIRNKLPKWIGEDVRIPQGFGGVARGVATFFKEKKDRGLA, from the exons ATGACAAACCAACTGGCCAAATCCGCGactccttctctctctaCACCAGAGACATTCCCATTCCCATATCCTAAGCCCTATGACATCCAGCTAGACTTGATGCGCGTGGTCTTTAGGGCCATCGAAGATGGCAAGATAGCAATC GTCGAATCACCTACAGGAACGGGTAAATCCCTATCCCTTTTGACGTCAACTTTAACTTGGCTATCTCAGCATCAAGCAAGGCTCGACACAGCTGCCGAAGCCTCCCTTCGAGAACAATTTGCAGCTGACGATCCCGATGATCCACCATGGGTCATTGCGCATGCTGTCAAGGCAAGGATGGATGAGCTCAAGGTTGTGCAGcaggagagagaggaaaggCTGGAAAAAGCTCgaagaaaagagatgaggatgagaaggGAGGGTGGGTTAGGAGCGTTTAAGCATGGACCAGGAGGTGGGAAGAGGATTAGGAtgggagatgaggaagtagggaaaggaaagactGGGGAAATCAAAGAAGATGATTTCTTGCCcgaggatgaggaaaaATATAATGACGACGGGCCTTATTTGTCAAGAGAG GTGTACTACACTTCACGTACTCACACACAGCTCCGTCAACTGACTTCCGAACTTCTCAAAACATCATTTGCCAACTATGATCCTATGCCAGAATCTCCCTCAGCTGAAGCACCGTCACATGGCGTCAGCTTAGTCCCCTTAGGAAGCCGTAAACAGCTGTGTATAAATGAAAAGGTTCGGGCATTAGCTAGAAAGGGCGGTGATGAGAGGATGAACGAGGCATGTTTGGATATGCAAAAGCCGG CAAAAACGGACGAAATAATGATGCTTGACGCACGAGACATGATCTTG ACGTCCGTAAAAGACATCGAAGATATAGTGGCGGTAGGAAAGAAATCTTGTGTTTGCCCATACTATGCTACCCGAAAGGCTGTAAAGCAGAGCCAG ATTGTTACTCTACCATATAACTTGCTTCTTCAGAAGAATGCTCGTGAAGCCTTGGGCATAAACCTCAAGAACCAAGTAGTAGTTATTGATGAAGCCCATA ATTTGATAGACACCATCCTGTCCATCTATTCTACCACCCTCACATCAGTCAATCTTGCCAACGCATTATCCCAACTGCGACAATATCTACAACGTTTCAAATCGCGTTTAAAGTCCAAACACTCTTTGTGGATTCAGCAGGTTTTGAGCTTGCTCCAAGGTCTAATCCGCGTCTGCGACAAGTTTATCCAAGATTCCAAATCCCAAGCGAAGGGAGACAAGCCGGTAGGAATGCCTAAAACAGAAGTTATTGATGCGAATACTCTTATGAGGAGGATTGGGGGCGGAAGTGATCAGGTGAACCCTGTGGAGCTAGTGGCTTATCTTAAGGAGAGTAAGTTGGCGAGAAAGATAAGCGGTTTTTCAGAGCATGTGGTGGAGCAAGCTTCTTTGAAAA ACGCCAAGATCCCACGAAGTGCTACGGCTCGACATGCTTCGATAACTGCCTTTCACATTGTCGAATCCTTCCTGTTATCCCTCGTAGATGCGAAGGATGATGGCAGGATCCTCTTGTCCATTGACGATTTGAATAAATCAGAGCCGGTTGTTGTCATCAAATACATCTTACTGAATCCCTCTGAGAGGTTCAAGGAAGTGATCGAAGATGCTAGGAGCGTAGTCTTAGCTGGTGGTACAATGGAACCT ATAACGGACTTCTTGCAACAACTCTTCCCTTCTATACCTAAAGACCGGCTCTTGACTCTTTCCTGCTCACATGTCATACCAAAAGAGAATCTTCTCACTCAAGTCGTCAGTGTAGGTCCGAGGAAAAGCGAATTTGAGTTCAAGTTCGGTAATAGGAATGACGAGGCTTTG TTAACCGATCTGGGAGCCGTCTTACAAGCTATAATAGGTGTGGTACCAGACGGTGTCGTTGTCTTCCTCCCGTCGTACGCTTTCTTAGATAAAGTGAGAGCTTTTTGGATGAAATCGGGATTGTTGCAAAGATTAGGTGAGCGTAAGCAG CAGTTGTTCTACGAGCCTCAAACGTCTGGTGACGTTGAAACTATTCTTCGTGATTATGCTCTGGCTATCACATCT TGTCATGCGACATCTGCCGCTGGTCAGAAGTCCCGTAAGACAGGTGCCCTTATGTTTGCTGTCGTCGGCGGTAAACTTTCAGAAGGTGCTTCTTGCT GTATCAACTTTTCGGATAATCTTGGCCGCTGTGTCATCATGGTCGGCCTTCCGTTCGCCAATGTCGGCTCAGTTGAACTCAGAGAACGTATGCAATACGTCGAAACCATTCCGGGTGCTGGCCAAGGGGCTTCGAGGGAAATGTACGAGAATCTGTGTATGAGGGCCGTCAATCAGTCCATCG GCCGAGCCATCAGACACGCCAATGATTATGCCACAATCCTACTCGTCGATAAACGCTACGCAAATCCTCGTATCCGTAATAAACTTCCGAAGTGGATTGGGGAAGACGTAAGGATACCGCAAGGCTTTGGAGGAGTTGCCAGAGGGGTGGCGACATTTTTtaaagaaaagaaggacAGAGGACTTGCATAA
- a CDS encoding Cytochrome p450, putative (Similar to TIGR gene model, INSD accession AAW41954.1) — protein sequence MFSMMLEQLPSLQLLTTTGSIFALIWLLHVFVYKPFTSPLKNVPCPPGGTGSQGHIAEIMDLQGTKIYDWIKAYGSTFMVRGPFGVHHRIFSVDPRVLNHVLKHTNIYTKSDLLRDLVRRYMKEGLIVAEGERHKVQRKVSQKLFSMGGLKSMGQVVQDKSNQLRDILLNLCANLTASNPYSPVNPTLSPGSREVDVYSTVSRCTFDLIGSIGVGHQFDSLGNWEGSGGKLFQKYERMQLLCPGAMGFRMLLSLTWPLIDKIWPSENTKRVNDAMGSLQKFAKEKMIERQLELATVDSKKGDIPDRKDLLILMLRHNLAQKINAADKLRDHEIFGQLSTFLFAGSETTAGTISFGLYDLAYHPDIQSRLRAEILECGDNLSFDQIDELPYLDAVVKEIMRINPSLPGTVRQAQKDDIIPLAKPVTLTNGKVVADIHIRKGQLVSSFLFLMQSLFRPLKG from the exons ATGTTCTCGATGATGCTGGAGCAACTACCATCACTTCAGCTTCTCACAACAACAGGAAGCATATTCGCCCTTATTTGGCTGCTTCATGTGTTTGTATACAAGCCTTTCACATCACCACTGAAGAATGTGCCATGCCCACCAGGAGGAACCGGTTCCCAAGGCCATATTGCGGAGATCATGGA CCTACAAGGTACCAAAATTTATGATTGGATCAAAGCCTACGGTTCAACATTCATGGTCCGTGGTCCATTTGGCGTGCACCATCGTATCTTCAGTGTCGACCCTCGTGTTCTCAACCACGTACTGAAGCATACCAACATCTATACCAAGTCCGATCTGCTTCGAGATCTTGTTCGACGATACATGAAGGAAGGCCTTATTGTTGCGGAAGGTGAGAGACATAAAGTGCAGAGGAAGGTGTCGCAGAAGCTGTTTTCCATGGGGGGGCTGAAGTCTATGGGCCAAGTTGTACAAGACAAGTCTAACCAA CTTCGAGATATCCTTCTCAATCTTTGTGCGAACCTGACGGCCAGCAACCCCTATTCTCCCGTGAACCCAACTCTCTCTCCCGGCAGCCGCGAAGTCGATGTCTACTCTACTGTTTCGCGATGTACTTTCGATCTCATTGGGTCTATTGGGGTTGGCCATCAATTTGATTCGCTTGGCAATTGGGAAGGCTCAGGGGGAAAGCTTTTCCAAAAATATGAGCGAATGCAGCTTCTCTGTCCTGGCGCAATGGGCTTCAGGATGCTACTGAGTTTGACATGGCCCTTGATCGATAAGATATGG CCAAGCGAGAACACTAAAAGGGTGAACGATGCCATGGGTTCTCTACAGAAGTTTgcaaaggaaaagatgaTTGAGCGCCAGCTAGAACTCGCGACCGTAGACAGCAAGAAAGGCGATATTCCCGATAGGAAAGACTTGCTCATCCTTATGC TCCGTCATAATTTGGCTCAAAAGATTAACGCTGCAGACAAACTTCGAGATCATGAAATTTTCGGACAACTGTCTACCTTTCTTTTCGCAGGGTCTGAGACTACTGC TGGTACAATCTCCTTTGGTCTATACGACCTCGCCTATCACCCCGATATTCAGTCTCGACTTCGCGCAGAGATCCTCGAGTGCGGTGATAACCTCTCATTCGACCAGATTGATGAGCTTCCCTATCTCGATGCTGTCGTAAAAGAGATCATGAGGATCaatccttctcttccaGGAACTGTCAGGCAGGCCCAGAAGGATGATATCATTCCCCTGGCTAAACCTGTCACTTTGACAAATGGGAAGGTTGTGGCTGACATACATATCAGAAAAGGACAGTTGGTAAGTTCCTTCTTGTTCCTTATGCAATCCTTGTTTCGTCCTTTGAAGGGTTGA
- a CDS encoding uncharacterized protein (Similar to TIGR gene model, INSD accession AAW41734.1) — translation MASGLGLSISPRHDAIPSPKHSSIASSSFDELVEFQRKSDEHDNPVHLAHRRYHVEPYSIRQNHERRRHHAHAPRSPSVPPTSSSSESSDECPRSHAYRHHALHQNPQGRPRSNSVPCSSNTHLTSPFTHHKPLHSTGRYADRIQALKDGDGEWEPWSLNVVSPSVLPYHARPHLNTRVSTSVLPADFMRCSPLHHPPSECRQAQIQTQPQTPANIPIQLPHPAVHHRTSSFSSQYTCHSSPLSRGFPSTPKGTEIVNEDLEMRSNTPTPASTGVRLQGKVRG, via the exons ATGGCCTCCGGATTGGGACTCAGTATCTCGCCTCGTCATGATGCGATACCCTCACCCAAACATTCCTCCATAGCCTCATCATCGTTTGACGAACTCGTCGAATTCCAGCGCAAGTCAGATGAACATGACAACCCCGTTCACCTTGCGCACCGCCGATATCATGTCGAGCCATACTCCATCCGTCAGAATCACGAGCGTCGGCGCCATCATGCACATGCGCCTCGATCACCCTCAGTACCTCCTACCTCATCTTCCAGTGAATCCTCAGACGAGTGTCCAAGGTCTCATGCATACCGTCACCATGCGTTACATCAGAACCCCCAGGGTCGCCCGCGCTCCAACAGTGTCCCATGCTCATCCAACACCCATCTTACATCGCCATTTACACATCACAAACCTTTGCATTCTACCGGGCGTTATGCTGATAGAATACAGGCGCtgaaggatggagatggcGAATGGGAGCCGTGGTCGCTAAACGTAGTATCTCCTAGTGTCTTGCCCTAC CATGCGAGGCCACATCTCAACACACGAGTTTCGACTTCTGTTTTGCCGGCAGACTTTATGCGCTGTTCACCtcttcaccatcctccTTCCGAGTGCCGGCAAGCTCAAATACAGACTCAGCCCCAAACGCCAGCAAACATCCCAATCCAGCTCCCCCATCCGGCGGTCCATCACCGTACCTCCAGCTTCTCCTCTCAATACACCTGCCACTCATCCCCACTCAGCCGGGGTTTTCCCTCGACTCCGAAAGGAACCGAGATCGTGAATGAGGATCTGGAGATGAGGTCCAATACGCCGACACCGGCGTCGACTGGTGTGAGATTACAGGGTAAAGTGAGGGGATGA
- a CDS encoding cell division protein, putative (Similar to TIGR gene model, INSD accession AAW41955.1) — protein sequence MRLSAILFKSSSSSNRWLARQSRDPYVRQRVGTPSSSSQPSYRSRSSFKLVSLAKSHPILSRETKSVVDLGAAPGGWSQVAAHLLGVDKKLTSKPRVWAIDILPMDPIPAVRTLQGDFLSSSVRETLQSLVGTPESGGGVDTVLSDMMAPMTGVRTRDVGLSLELCAAATAFARGVLKQASKEDEVKIIKGKKVWPGGNLVMKFFAHPDLDEFRRLELDQWFGKVVVEKPKESRSESSEAYWVCLGFKGDPARGS from the exons ATGCGCCTTTCGGCAATCCTATTCAagtcctcttcctcttccaaccGGTGGCTTGCTCGTCAGTCGCGCGATCCTTACGTCCGTCAACGTGTCGGAactccatcctcctcctcccaaCCGTCGTACCGCTCTCGCTCTTCCTTCAAGCTCGTATCGCTTGCCAAATCTCATCCTATTCTGTCACGGGAAACTAAATCAGTCGTTGATCTTGGTGCCGCTCCGGGCGGGTGGTCGCAGGTGGCCGCCCATTTGTTAGGCGTCGATAAAAAGCTGACGTCCAAACCTCGAGTTTGGGCGATCGATATCTTGCCCATGGACCCTATCCCGGCTGTGCGAACTCTTCAAGGTGatttcctttcctcttcagtTAGAGAAACCCTTCAGTCTTTAGTAGGCACCCCAGAGTCAGGAGGAGGGGTCGACACCGTCCTGAGCGATATGATGGCGCCCATGACTGGCGTAAGGACTAGAGACGTAGGGTTAAGCTTGGAGCTGTGCGCGGCCGCGACAGCGTTTGCCAGGGGTGTTTTGAAGCAGGCAAGTAAAGAGGATGAAGTCAAGATTATCAAGGGGAAGAAAGTCTGGCCGGGCGGAAATCTCGT GATGAAATTCTTCGCCCATCCCGATCTTGATGAATTTAGAAGACTTGAGTTAGACCAATGGTTTGGCAAAGTGGTAGTTGAAAAGCCGAAAGAATCTCGAAGTG AATCAAGTGAAGCCTATTGGGTGTGTCTAGGATTCAAAGGCGACCCCGCTCGCGGTAGTTGA
- a CDS encoding ATPase, putative (Similar to TIGR gene model, INSD accession AAW41956.1) — protein MSLRAISLRRLPRYNAVARPLFSRSYATPGSPKPSRNPPPPPGLESVFGGSPGKPGTTVAPKPPGVGPPSGPSLPKKPDVGLPGLEGEENRPEDQKEPDEPRRPKLSEQLGGKAGKKVTTGGGGGGGGGAGGPGGQPGGFGGMTPNQLLLLAISTYALWSMTAPDDVRTKEITWQEFRNSLLARGLVSSLEVVNRNKVRVHLHNPLSGQPQQTNSTGSGSLPSPSHGPAPYQFTIGSLEAFENLLIASQDELGIPPAERVPVSYREEISTFQTIMHFAPTLLIAGLLLWMARRGGSAMGGGGPGGGIFGVGKSRAKMFNKDEQVSVRFKDVAGMDEAKEEIMEFVKFLKEPLKYEKLGAKIPRGAILSGPPGTGKTLLAKATAGEAGVPFLSVSGSEFVEMFVGVGPSRVRDLFANAKKNAPCIIFVDEIDAIGKSRGKGGNFGGNDERESTLNQLLVEMDGFGTNEHVVVLAGTNRPDVLDPALMRPGRFDRHIAIDRPDIGGRRQIFAVHLKPITLAPDLTIERIAEKLALLTPGFSGADIANVCNEAALRAARHGGEVVTEADFDGAIERVIAGLERKSRVLGKDEKRTVAYHEAGHAVCGWFLEHADPLLKVSIIPRGVGALGYAQYLPKERFLFSTEQLLDRMSMTLGGRVAEEIFFGRITTGAQDDLQKITKMAFEVCANYGMDPTIGPISYGGRDQQGEGFQKPFSEATAEALDKAVKKMVIEAHDRTTKLLTKHKEDVEKVAKLLLVKEVITREDMRVTLGPRPFANKDEMDDLIERELDKKKQENEGQEADGPVPQLAFKPVKID, from the exons ATGTCATTAAGAGCGATAAGCTTACGCCGCTTACCGCGGTACAACGCCGTCGCGCGTCCTCTCTTTTCAAGATCGTACGCCACTCCCGGCTCACCCAAGCCATCTCGGAATCCGCCACCTCCACCAGGACTCGAGTCGGTTTTCGGAGGTTCACCAGGAAAGCCGGGCACCACAGTTGCTCCTAAACCACCTGGAGTTGGTCCACCTTCTGGACCCTCTTTACCCAAGAAGCCTGACGTCGGTCTTCCAGGTTTGGAAGGCGAAGAGAACCGCCCAGAAGACCAAAAAGAACCGGATGAGCCTCGGAGGCCCAAGCTCAGTGAGCAGTTGGGCGGGAAGGCCGGTAAAAAAGTAACAACGGGCGGaggcggtggaggtggtggtggcgCCGGCGGACCTGGAGGGCAACCCGGCGGTTTCGGTGGTATGACACCCAACCAGTTGTTACTGTTGGCTATCAGTACATATGCGTTGTGGAGCATGACCGCTCCGGATGATGTGAGGACCAAGGAGATTACATGGCAGGAGTT CCGCAACTCTTTGCTCGCCCGAGGTCTCGTTTCTTCACTCGAAGTGGTCAACCGAAACAAAGTCCGAGTTCATCTACACAACCCTCTCTCCGGTCAGCCTCAACAGACAAATTCTACTGGGTCCGGAAGCCTTCCCTCACCATCTCATGGCCCGGCCCCTTACCAATTTACCATCGGTTCACTTGAAGCCTTTGAAAACCTTCTTATCGCTTCTCAAGACGAGCTCGGTATCCCTCCTGCTGAGCGTGTCCCTGTGTCTTACCGAGAAGAAATCTCTACGTTCCAGACCATCATGCACTTTGCGCCAACTTTGTTGATCGCTGGTTTGTTACTTTGGATGGccagaagaggaggatcggccatgggtggtggtggtcCCGGTGGCGGGATTTTTGGTGTTGGAAAAAGTCGAGCGAAAATGTTCAACAAAGATGAGCAGGTTTCTGTGAGGTTTAAGGATGTGGCGGGTATGGATGAGGCCAAGGAA GAAATCATGGAATTCGTCAAATTCCTCAAAGAACCCCTAAAATACGAGAAGCTTGGTGCCAAAATCCCTCGAGGCGCCATTCTCTCTGGTCCTCCCGGTACCGGTAAGACTCTCCTCGCCAAAGCTACCGCCGGTGAAGCCGGTGTGCCTTTCCTTTCTGTCTCTGGTTCCGAGTTCGTCGAAATGTTTGTCGGTGTCGGTCCCTCCCGAGTGCGTGACCTGTTCGCAAACGCTAAGAAGAACGCCCCTTGTATTATCTTCGTCGATGAAATCGACGCGATCGGCAAGTCCCGTGGCAAGGGTGGCAACTTTGGTGGTAACGATGAGCGTGAATCCACTTTAAATCAGCTTTTGGTCGAAATGGACGGTTTCGGTACCAACGAGCACGTCGTCGTTTTGGCTGGTACAAACAGACCTGATGTTCTCGACCCTGCGTTAATGCGTCCTGGTCGATTCGACCGACATATTGCCATTGATCGACCTGATATTGGAGGCCGTCGACAGATCTTCGCTGTCCACCTCAAGCCGATCACTCTCGCCCCCGATCTTACCATCGAACGCATCGCCGAGAAACTAGCTCTCCTTACTCCTGGGTTCTCTGGTGCTGACATTGCCAATGTCTGTAACGAAGCTGCTCTTCGTGCTGCTCGACACGGCGGTGAAGTCGTTACTGAAGCCGATTTTGATGGAGCCATCGAGCGTGTCATTGCTGGTCTTGAGCGAAAGTCCCGTGTGTTGGGCAAGGACGAGAAGAGGACTGTCGCGTACCACGAAGCCGGTCATGCTGTCTGCGGCTGGTTCCTTGAACACGCGGATCCTTTGCTCAAGGTTTCTATCATCCCCCGCGGTGTTGGTGCCTTGGGTTACGCTCAGTATCTTCCCAAGGAGCgtttccttttctccacAGAACAGCTTCTTGATAGGATGTCTATGACTCTCGGTGGACGTGTCGCTGAAGAGATTTTCTTCGGCCGTATTACTACTGGTGCACAGGACGATCTCCAAAAGATTACCAAGATGGCTTTCGAAGTCTGTGCCAACTACGGTATGGACCCTACGATTGGACCAATTTCTTATGGAGGCCGTGATCAGCAGGGGGAGGGATTCCAGAAGCCCTTCTCAGAGGCTACCGCGGAGGCTTTGGACAAGGCtgtgaagaagatggtgatCGAGGCGCATGACAGGACGACTAAGCTTTTGACTAAGCATAAGGAGGATGTGGAGAAGGTTGCAAAGTTATTATTGGTGAAAGAGGTTATCACCAGGGAGGATATGAGGGTGACGTTGGGTCCTAGGCCTTT CGCGAATAAGGACGAGATGGATGATTTGATAGAGAGGGAGTTGGACAAAAAGAAGCAGGAGAATGAAGG GCAAGAAGCGGACGGTCCTGTCCCCCAATTAGCTTTCAAGCCCGTTAAGATCGACTAG
- a CDS encoding transaldolase, putative (Similar to TIGR gene model, INSD accession AAW41950.1), giving the protein MISRPELTLLEQLEAAGVKVDTDSMDPKVAANLPVKAHDMTSNQLLTNEQLKNPENKELVERTIRELKGANWFDIQTVLTARFAKRVIPYIQGRVLAQTTPTKAFDKDAIISHARAYDKAFQAEGISRDRYCIKVPATSAGVQAAKILNQEGIRTLGTSLFSLAQAIACSQAGMLSISPYYNEVRAHVDYNLWPDVADPATQHPMSFRMRHIRETYDRLAKETGKVQPLIKAASFITAREAMAMPELGADHATILVGCMEDLCSTSRLPEYRKGGEWQVRVRSELDKPNVKWATWSAPEPSVSKQRMVEMAKADPLSTLMEKDWKMASTDVDYLADGVLDKYNEEDEVTKVRLRDALELFKGGEEESRVEIERLQKLYA; this is encoded by the exons ATGATCTCACGACCTGAACTCACTCTTCTTGAGCAGCTTGAAGCTGCTGGGGTCAAAGTCGACACTGACTCCATGGACCCCAAGGTGGCTGCGAACTTGCCTGTCAAAGCGCACGATATGACCTCCAACCAGCTTTTGACCAATGAACAACTTAAGAATCCAGAGAACAAGGAGCTGGTAGAGAGGACGATTAGAGAGCTCAAGGGCGCGAACTGGTTTGACATCCAAACTGTTCTG ACCGCACGATTCGCCAAGAGGGTCATCCCTTACATCCAGGGCCGTGTCCTTGCTCAGACTACCCCCACTAAGGCTTTCGACAAGGACGCTATCATTTCCCACGCCCGTGCTTACGACAAGGCGTTCCAAGCTGAGGGCATCTCTCG TGATCGATACTGCATCAAAGTACCCGCCACTAGTGCCGGTGTTCAGGCAGCAAAGATTCTCAACCAAGAGGGTATCAGGACCCTCGGTACCTCGCTCTTCTCCCTTGCTCAGGCTATCGCTTGCTCTCAAGCCGGCATGCTCTCCATTAGCCCCTACTACAACG AGGTGCGAGCCCATGTTGATTACAATCTTTGGCCCGACGTGGCAGACCCTGCTACTCAGCATCCTATGTCCTTCCGAATGAGACACATTCGCGAAACCTATGATCGACTGGCCAAGGAGACCGGTAAAGTCCAGCCTCTCATCAAGGCAGCGTC GTTCATCACCGCACGCGAAGCCATGGCCATGCCAGAGCTTGGTGCGGACCACGCTACTATACTCGTCGGCTGCATGGAAGACCTTTGCTCGACTTCTCGCTTGCCAGAGTATCGTAAAGGCGGAGAGTGGCAGGTTCGAGTTCGCTCAGAGCTCGACAAACCTAACGTCAAATGGGCCACTTGGTCTGCCCCCGAGCCCTCTGTTTCGAAGCAGAGGATGGTTGAAATGGCAAAGGCAGACCCATTGAGCACTCTGATGGAAAAGGACTGGAAGATGGCGAGCACAGACGTAGACTATTTGGCCGATGGAGTCTTGGATAAGTATaatgaggaggatgaggttACTAAAGTTCGCTTGAGGGATGCTTTGGAGCTCTTCAagggtggagaggaggagTCGAGGGTAGAGATTGAAAGACTGCAGAAATTGTATGCTTAA
- a CDS encoding RNA binding protein, putative (Similar to TIGR gene model, INSD accession AAW41952.1), with protein MSAPTENVSTNGVAPETQQSAADSQTPSAPAEPNVKVYFGKIARGTSEDQLREFVESAGEVSILSIHEKTTYRGYAYFAFATYKDIESAKKAVELNGKELNGRPVIVEYGKSDEEAAADREARIEKRKETRKARDAKKKAETAAAGATEGEAQAAEGQQEGEAKETAPKAKKSRARKPKRRQPGEGDDEAHEGEESASKARIDAEGSDEADEASQEKKAAKPRQPRKPREKKLQISEEDSEATIFVANLPFSVDDAALTSIFNNLSIQVKKAKVAVRTFRRGNERRVSSKGFGFVDLEDPSQREEAVQKVDGTLVEGRNITAKVAKVMKPIEQEAAAATEGEQPDALTAENIEKVDASGPSGGW; from the exons ATGTCCGCTCCTACTGAGAACGTGTCCACCAACGGGGTTGCTCCCGAGACCCAGCAGTCTGCTGCCGACTCTCAGACTCCTTCTGCTCCTGCTGAACCCAATGTCAAG GTTTACTTTGGCAAGATTGCCCGAGGC ACGAGCGAGGACCAGCTCCGAGAGTTTGTTGAGTCTGCCGGCGAGGT TTCCATCCTTTCAATCCACGAAAAGACTACCTACCGTGGCTATGCTTATTTCGCCTTCGCTACCTACAAGGACATCGAAAGCGCCAAGAAGGCCGTCGAGCTTAACGGCAAGG AACTTAACGGTCGGCCTGTGATTGTCGAGTACGGCAAGTCTGACGAGGAGGCTGCTGCCGACCGCGAAGCTAGGATTGAGAAGCGCAAGGAGACCAGGAAGGCCAGGGAtgccaagaagaaggctgaaaccgctgctgctggtgcCACCGAGGGTGAGGCCCAGGCTGCTGAGGGTCAACAGGAGGGTGAGGCGAAGGAGACTGCTCCTAAGGCCAAGAAATCTAGGGCCAGG AAGCCCAAGCGACGCCAGCCCGGAGAGGGTGATGACGAGGCTCATGAGGGAGAGGAAAGTGCCTCCAAGGCTAGGATTGATGCGGAGGGTAGTGATGAGGCCGATGAGGCTTCTcaggagaagaaggccgCCAAGCCTAGGCAACCCAGGAAGCCCCGTGAGAAGAAGCTCCAGATTTCTGAGGAGGACTCTGAG GCCACCATTTTCGTCGCAAATCTTCCCTTCTCCGTCGACGATGCCGCCCTTACCTCCATTTTCAACAACCTATCCATTCAGGTCAAGAAGGCCAAGGTCGCTGTCCGAACCTTTAGGCGAGGTAATGAAAGGAGAGTCTCTTCCAAGGGTTTCGGTTTCGTCGACCTTGAAGACCCTAGCCAGCGAGAGGAGGCTGTCCAGAAGGTTGATGGTACTTTGGTCGAAGGTAGAAACATTACTGCCAAGGTCGCCAAGGTGATGAAGCCCATTGAGCAAGaggctgctgctgccaCCGAGGGGGAACAGCCCGACGCTCTCACTGCTGAGAACATTGAAAAGGTAGATGCCTCGGG GCCTAGTGGCGGTTGGTAA